Below is a genomic region from Chryseobacterium scophthalmum.
GGTGTGTCGGAGAGTTGCGGAGCAATAGCGTTGGAACGTTTGGGAATGAAGATTGTGGGAAAGGCTTAAGTTCTGGGATTCTCGGAGCGCAGCAAAGTAGAAAGAAAGGGTTTCCAGAGGGAAATATCTATGATAAAATATAGAGAGAAGCATCTTATCGCAAAGGCAGACTAAGAGTTTTCAGTTGTATCCTTATATAAGATAAACAAAGGCGTTTCACTTAGCAAAGAAAGACTAATGGAAAAATAAAGGATTCAAACGTGAAAAAATATTCTTTTATATATTATAAAAGAACACGTTCCTTAGGAGTGCAGGATTTTGCTTTTATATATTGTTCTGTCTGTGATTTGCTTTTTGGAGGATTTGTGTTTTAGGTGTCGCTCCGATGGAGCTTTGATTCTAAATTCATATGCCTTGCTACAAAGGTGGCGCTCCGTAGGAGCGCTATATTTATTATTATATATGATTTTATGTACAAAATAAAATGGATTGGTTTTCTAATGATTAAACAATAAGAAGTTTTTTGAAAAAATCCTTTAATGACCCATAACTGAACATTTTGGTAAACACCTTTTCTTTATATAATAATCTACTATCATTTTACAGATCGCTCCTATGGAGCTTAATCCTGTACTTTTATAATACTCTATTAACCGGGCACCACGATGTGGTTTTTAGATATTTTTGCTTTTAACGATATTGGGTGTTATCCACCAAATGGAACAATTGCTAAAATAGCCCGGATTGAACGGCTTGTTTGAGCTCTTTTTGCTACAAAGAAAAAGCAGGGCGCAAAAAAGCGAGTAGTGAAAGCCGGATTAGGCTACTGAAAAAAGTGGGAGGGTAAGAGAATAAGAGAGTTGAAAATATGCTTCTATTATTTTTCAAAAAAATACCTCCGAAAGTTTCAGAGGTATATGTATGTAAAAAATTTTATTGCTTATTTTCTGTGTAGATCATTCTAAGAAAATCTCCGTATGATCTATCAACTCCTATTATATCTCCAGATTTCAAATTTATTCCGGCATCACCAGATTTATTTGAACTGACTTTAAGTGCAGAGACTTGAAAATATTGAGGAACACCATCTGTATTGGAGATCTTAATTGCCGATCCGAGGAACTTTTTCGTCGAAATTGTATAAACATCTCCACGAACAGTTGTTAGTGAGAGGTAGGATCTTGGTTCAAGCACATAATTTTTTTTATTTACACTAATTGTCTGAGTCTTTTCTGAGGAAGAAAACAAATAAAGCTGTTGTGAATTTCTAGAAAGTTCTTCTTTTGTGATATAAAAAAGTTTAATTCTGTAGTTGGCAGGATTAAAAGGTTGCTCAATCTCATCAACTGTTTCAAAAGGCTCGTAAGCGAAAGCATTCGCGCCAATTTCTTTTGCTTTTTTATAAATTTTAGAGAAAACTTTCTCGTCATCAGAAGAGAATCCCTGAACATCAATCTGACCAAGGTATTCCGCAGGTGTCTCTTTACTAATTTTTATAAAAATTTTATCCGTGTTATCGTTGACCTTTGCCACTTTAGACAAATAAACATCTTGAGCACTAAATAATGTAAAGGAAAAAGCAAAAATAAGAGTGATTATATTTTTCATTTTAATTTGAAAGTATATTTACACAATCTTCTAAACTGTTTTCCCAATGTTTCGGCTCAATCTTGTAAATCTTTTCAATTTTATCGAGACACATTGTGCTTCTTTTCGGTCTTTTTGCCGGGGTTGGATACTGCTCTGTCGTTAATGCATTAAGCTTTACTGATGATTTGGAGAATTCAGCAATTTTTTTTGCAAACTCAAACCACGTTGTTTCCGGATAATTCGAAAAATGGAAAACACCAAAAGTTTTGTTCGGGTTTTCTATAATACTCATAATCGCTTCTGCCAAATCATTAGCATTGGTTGGTTGCCCAAATTGATCAGCAACAATTCCTAACTCATCTTTTTGCGAAAATAAGTTGAGCATTGTTTTCACAAAGTTCTTGTTGAACTCTGAATACAGCCAAGAAGTTCTTAAAATAATGGTCTTAGGATTATTTTCTAAAGCCAGCTCTTCCCCTTTCAGTTTAGATTCACCATAAACTCCGATAGGATTTGTAAAATCGTCTTCCGAATAATCTAAATTGGTTTCACCATCAAATACATAATCGGTTGAAACGTGAATGAAGACCGTTTTATAATCAGCACATGCTTTTGCAAGATTCCCTACTCCATCTGTGTTTACAGCAAATGCTTTTTCCTTTTCTTTTTCTGCAAGATCTACCGCAGTATATGCTGAAGCATTGATGCAGAAGTCTGGTTTTTGATCATAAAAGAAATCATTAATCTGGTCTTCGTCTGTAATATCTAAAGATTGAGAATCTGTAAAAATAAATTCATAATGAGTTTCAAAATCGGGAGCAATTTTTCTGATGCAGTTTCCTAACTGACCGTTACTTCCTACTACAAGTATTTTTTTCATTGAATTGGTTTTATGAATTTTTTGCATTTTGTGATCTTAAAAACTTTACTCTCGACTGAAAGTCTTTCTGTTCTAAGTCAACATAAAAATTTCCAAAAGTCTGCATAATTTCTTCCGGATGAATATCAGAACGCCTTGTTTTTATATTAAAATAAATTACCGTAACCCAAAGCACGGCATGAATTGTTTTTTCATCAAGACTTTTCATTAGAATTTCTACTTTAGAAATTCGGTCTCCTATCTCGATCGTTTTACTGCTGATAACAACCTGAGTATTGTATTTTACTTCTTTAAGATAAGCAATTTCATTTTGAATCGCAATCCAGGTACAGCCGGTTTTTTTAGTATATTCTTCGTAAGTAAAGCCATAGAAAGTTTCTACATGATCTTCTCTGGCATTGAACATGTAATCGAGATATTTCACATTATTTAAATGTCCAATCGGATCACAATCACTGAATCTTACTTTTACGGTCGTTGAGACTTCTTTTTCCATAGCGCAAAAATAAAAAAACCACTTCGAAATGAAGTGGTAGTTTTTATAAATCTTTGTTAATTTCAGAAAATTATTGAAGACCTAATTCTTTTTTAACAGCTGCAGTAGCATCAGGACCTCCTTTATAGATAAGACCTGTAGAGTTTGTATCCATTACATAATCATAGCTATTTGCTTTTGCTACTTTGTTTACAGCATCCATTACTTTCTTTTCGATAGGAGCGTAAGCTAATTTTTCTTTTTCAGCAAGATCTTTTTGTGCTCTTTCACTCATTTGTTGAGCTTCAGTCTGTAACTTCTGCATTTCCTCTTGTCTAGCTTTGTTTTCAGCTTCAGATTTTGTAGGAGCTTCTTTAGTATACAAAGCATATTTCGTTTGCATAATATCAGTCTTCTTTTTGATCTCAGCTTCTTTTACATCAAGGAAAGCTTTAAGATCTGTATCTGCTTTTTTCTTTTCAGGCATTGCATTAAGTACGCTTACTAAGTCTAGAGTAGCAATTTTTTGAGCTTTTGCCATCCCAACAGAGACAAACATCATTACTGCTCCAAATAATACACTTAATTTTTTCATAACGGGTAATAAATAATTAATTTGTTTTTAGATTTTAAATTTAAGTAAAAGTTAAGTTCTGGTGAAACTTTTACTATTTTTTATTTGTTTTCTTTTCTTTTTCTTTCTCGGTTCCTTTTAATAATACAGCCAATACTTTATCTGTATAATCATATCTTGGTTCATAAGAAAGAACATTGTCTCTATTTTTATCAAAAACTATACCTAATCCGTTTTTTGCAATAACAGTACGGAGAGCGGTATAAATCTGATCTTGAAAAGGCTCTACCAAATTAGCACGAAGCTGATTGATCTCGCCGGTTTTACCAAATCTTAAACTTAATGTCGTCTGAATACTTTTTTCTAAGTCTAAGACCTCTTTTTCTCTAAGCTTAAGCTGATCACCAATTAATAAAACTTTTTCACTCTCAAAAGCGGATTTTTTTTGCTCATATTGTGATTGAATGTTTTTAATTTCTTGTTCCCAAGTATCAATCTGAGCATTAAGCCTTGCTTCAGCTTCCTTATATTGAGGCATTTTATCCAAAATATATTGGGTATCAATGACTCCTATTTTCTGAGCATTGCTAAATCCAAAAAGCAAAATTACCGCTAAAGTGAAAAGAGTTTTAAAATTTTTCATACTATTATAAAGATTGGTTCATTAAGAAGTGTGTTCTACTTCCAGAAACATCACCACTGATTGTTTTATCAAATCCGTAAGCGAAATCAAATCCTATTAAACCAAATGCTCCCATATAAACTCTTACCCCTACACCAACTGATCTTTTAAGCTGGAATGGATTGTAGTCTCCCCACTTGTTCCAAACATTACCTCCTTCTGCAAATGTAAGTGCATAAATTTTAGCTGTTTGATTTAATGAAATCGGATATCTTAGTTCTAACGTAAATCTGTTGTAAATAGTACCTCCACCTCTTTGAGTAATGTCTTCAGCCTGACCACCGTACGTAGAAGCATTTTCATAACCTCTTAACGGAATTAATTCTCTACCATCAAATCTACCTCCAAAAAGACCGGTTCCACCCACATAGAATCTTTCAAATGGCGGTGCTCCCAATTCTTTGTTGTAACCATCCATGAAGCCCATTTCGGCAGAAGATCTTAAAACTAATTTCCCAATAACTTCATTGTAAACATCAGCTTTAAACTTTATCTTATAAAATTCCATCCACTTATACTTTTCTGTAGGTGTCATTGTAGAGTAATTTTTATTACTGAACAATGAATATGGTGGAGTAAATTTACCTGACAATTCAATATTTGAACCCACTGTAGGGAAAATAGGATCGATACCTGCAGAGTTTCTGCTTAACCCAACATTTAAACTTAAGTTGTTTGCATTACCATACAATTCTGTGGTATCTCCAAACTCAAAAGGATAATTGCTGAAGTTATATTTTTGGAATTGAATCCCAGTGTATAAAGAGAAATAATCATCCGGCCATCTCAAATATCTATTTAAACCCACAGTAGCTGAGAAAATATTTAATCTCTGATCCGGACCAGTAACTTGGCTATAATTAACTCTCGAATTATTTAAACTTACCGAAAGAGCTGTTGGTTTTGTACCAAACAACCAAGGTTCTGTAAATGAAACTCCGTAATTCTGGAAGTACTGTCCTGCTTGAGCCTGAATAGATAAAGTCTGACCATCACCTTGAGGTACAGGTCTGAAATCTTTAAATTTCAGGAAATTTCTCAATGAAAAGTTATTGAAAGTAAGTCCTAAAGTTCCGATGAAACTGTTACCTCCGTAACCAGCTTGCAACTGGACCTGAGAAGAACCTTTTTCTACTAATTTCCAACCGATATCAACTGTATTATCTTGTTGATTTGGTTGAATATCCTGACCGATTTGTTGAGGATCAAAGAATGACATTGACGCTAAATCAAAAAACGTTCTTTTGATTTCTGTTTTCTTAAACAATTCGCCAGGTTTCGTTCTTAACGCTCTCAAAATCACATGGTCATGAGTTGTTGTGTTACCAGACCAAGTTACTTTATTCCAGCTTGCCTGTTCACCTTCAACAATTCTGATTTCAAGATTAATAGCATCACCATTAACCGATTTTTCTACAGGAGTAACGTTTGAGAAAAGATAACCGTTATTCATGTAATTTGATTTGATATCAGAATCATCTTCTTTTCCTCCGTCTTCCCCTACTTTTTTGTTGAAACCTACTGCATCATAAATATCTCCTTTCTTATATCCTAAAATTCTTTGAAGATATTCTGTAGCAAAAACTGTATTTCCGGTAAAAGTAATATCACCAATGTAATATTTTTTACCTTCTTTCAATTTAACATTGATTTCGTAGTTATTCTTTTTATTCCTCCATACAGAATCAGAAACAATTGCAGCATCTCTGTATCCTAATGAATTGTAATAATTAATTAAGCTTTGTTTGTCTTCCTGGTATTTTTCTTCAACAAATTTTGAAGACTTCAAAATACCACCGATACCAAATCTCTTTTGTTTGGTTTCTTTGAAAGCTTTTTTTCTAAGTTTTGCATCAGTTACATTTTCATTTCCTTCGAACTCGATGTGACTGATTTTAATTCTTTTCCCTTTGTCTACATTAATTGTCCAGTCAACAAGGTTAGGATCACTTGCGTTTACCTTGTCCTGAATCGTGATTTTAGCATCAGCAAAACCTTTTTTAATATAGTCTTTAGGAATATTTGTTTTAAGACTAGAAACAAGATTTTGAGTAATCTTAGTTCCCGGCTTTAAGTTATTATCTTTTGCTAATTTTTCATTTTTAGACTTACCGATTCCTTTACCTGTAAATTTCACTTCTCCAAGATCTTTTAAATCCTGCAGATAAAATCTAAGAACAACGGTTTGTCCTTCAATGCTTTCTACATAAACTTCCACTTCAGAGAAAGATTGAGAATCCCAAAGTTTTTTGATAGCATTACTTACCTTTTGCCCCGGAATATCTACAATTTCGCCTTTTGATAGACCTGTAAATCTAAAGATCTGAGCTGGTGTGTATTTTTTTACTCCATCAACAACAATGTCCTTCAGCGTGTAAGTTCCTGTTTGATTTTCTGCAAGAACAGCAGAGGTAGTATCAACCTTTGTACTGTCTTGTGGAGTTACCTGTCCATAAAAATGTGCAGAAGCAGCAAACATAATGATGGGTAATAGTCTAAACTTCATTTTATCGTAATCTTTCTTTTCTTAAAATTTACTGAATTTGAATTTGGTCGCCTGTGAGACCATATCTTCTTTCCTTATTTTGATAATCAACAATACATTGGAAGAAAATATCTTTTGTAAAGTCTGGCCACAGAACATTAAGAAACTGAAGTTCTGCATAAGCAATCTGCCAAAGCAGAAAATTGCTTATCCTTATTTCACCACTTGTTCTGATAAGTAGATCCACCGGTGGAAAATCTTTTGTATAAAGATAGTTTTCAAATAATTTTTCATCAATATTCTCCACTTCTACTTTTCCTTCTTTTACATCGGAGCTTATATTTTTTACAGCATTTAGTATTTCACTTTGTGAGCCGTAGCTTATCGCTAATACTAAATTTCCTTTTGTGTTTTCTTTTGTAAGATCAACTACACTAAGCAACTGATCTTTTACCATAACTGGCAATTTATCTAAGTTACCAATAACGTGCATTCTTAAACCCTTAGTAAAAATCTCTTCAGCTTCTAGTAAAAGCGTTTCAGCAAGCAAACTCATTAAAGTGTTTACTTCATCTGAAGGTCTATTCCAATTTTCTGAAGAAAATGTATAGAGTGTAAGATAAGGGATATGAATCTCATTACATGCATTAATAGCATTTCTTACGGCATTAATGGCATTCTTATGACCAAAAGTTCTTTCTTCACCACGAGATTTAGCCCATCTTCCATTGCCATCCATAATGATGGCTACGTGTTTCGGTAAATTCTCAGAATTTATTTGTTTCTTTATCAACGACATAATTTCTTAATCACAATAACATGGTGGTCTACCAAAAGAATAGGTCAATCCTAAACTGAAAGTATTCATCCAATCTTTAGATTTTGGATCACCTACCGTTCTGTTGTTTATATAAGTTGCTTCTCTTTCTTTAGAAACATTATAATAATTTCCTGTTTGCAGTAAAGAACCTCCAGTTGTAGGACTCAGAATATCTGCATTATAATTACTAATCACATCTTTTGCAAGAATCTTGCTATGATCAAGCTGATCAGTTAAAGCATATCTGAAAGTAGCTTCAGCAAAAATAGCCCATCCATGATTGAACTTATATTTTAAACCAACTCCGAAAGGAATTTGTGCAACTGTTTTTTTACCCATAGAGTATTCTGTAGTAGTTACAAAATCTGTTTCATTGATTGGAGCTTGCGCCACACCATCCGCATTCCTTCTGAAATCATGAGTTAAAGTTGCTTTTGGAGCGTCAAACATTAAACCTCCAATTCCCCCAAAAATATAAGGACTCAACATGCTCAACTGCTCATTATTTACAGGGAAGAAGTTGTATTCAAACATTAAACTAGCTTCATAAACATTATTTTTACCGTACGAGTTTCTGTTTCTTCTGTATTCTTCTTTTGCTGCCTTATCGCTAAACTGCACCTGATTATAACCTAAGTCTAATCTAACAGTCTGATGCGGATTAAAATTAAATCTATATAAAATACCACCATAAAACGGAACACCCCATTCTGAGGCTCTATCCAAATCCAAAGGTTGCTGTAAAATGTAATTGGTTTTTCCGATGTCGCCAACAAGATTACTCATCCCTAAGCGAATTCCCAATTCATTTCTTTGTGCTTTTAAACTTACCACAGTTCCTAAGAGGGTAAGGAAGCTAAACAATAATTTTTTATTCATAAAAGAATATGGATTTATGGTTATTTTAAAAATTAATTTTTGCAAATATAAAACATTTTTATATTAATGATAATCTTAATGTTTAGTTAAAAATAAACAAAAAAATATAATTTGTTATAAAGTAAACGGCAAAGTAACAAATTTATTCTTTTTTTAATAGTTCAGATGAAATTTATAGTTTGTAAATTTCATCTGAATGTTTTATTTATTTCTATCAAAATAAGCTCTTACTTTATTTCTAATTTTAATTAATATAGGCTCCGTATAGTTTTTATCTTCGTCAAAGTACCCGTAACCATAGCCGTAACCATAGCCGTAACCATAACCATAGCCGTAACCTTGCTTGGTTATGTAATCATTATAAACAAATCCTAAGTGCTTAATCTCGTTATTGTGATACTTTTCAGTAATCATTTTAAGCATGTACTTTTCGGTATACTCGTGGCGCACAACATATAAATTAGCATCAGAATGCTTCATTAATTCATATGAATCTGCAACAAGCCCTACTGGCGGCGAATCTATAATAATAAAATCATACATTGTTCTCAGTTCTTCTATAAACTTCATATTTCTTTCGCTCATTAACAACTCAGACGGATTTGGGGGAATGGGGCCTGAAGTCGCTACATCAAGATTAGGAATTTTGGTTTTGTTAATAATCTGATCTATTGATGTTTCTCCGGTAAGATAATTTGAAATCCCAAGTTTATTATCAATATCAAAATCTCCAAAAATTTTTGGTTTTCGCAAGTCCATTCCCAATAAGATAGTTTTCTTGTCGCTTAAACCTAAAACCGATGCCAGATTTATTGAAACATACGTTTTTCCTTCTCCTCCAACTGATGAAGTCACCAAAATAACTTTACTATTATTGTCTTCTCCTGACAAAAACCTCACATTCGCTCTAACACCTCTGAAAGCTTCTGCAACCGAAGATTTTGGAGTATTAAGAACAGTAAGCATACTTTCATTGTTATTATTCCCAATTACACCTAATAATGGAATTTTGGTTGCACTAACCAATTCTTTGATATTTCTAACTTTACTATC
It encodes:
- the uppS gene encoding polyprenyl diphosphate synthase, with the protein product MSLIKKQINSENLPKHVAIIMDGNGRWAKSRGEERTFGHKNAINAVRNAINACNEIHIPYLTLYTFSSENWNRPSDEVNTLMSLLAETLLLEAEEIFTKGLRMHVIGNLDKLPVMVKDQLLSVVDLTKENTKGNLVLAISYGSQSEILNAVKNISSDVKEGKVEVENIDEKLFENYLYTKDFPPVDLLIRTSGEIRISNFLLWQIAYAELQFLNVLWPDFTKDIFFQCIVDYQNKERRYGLTGDQIQIQ
- a CDS encoding OmpH family outer membrane protein is translated as MKKLSVLFGAVMMFVSVGMAKAQKIATLDLVSVLNAMPEKKKADTDLKAFLDVKEAEIKKKTDIMQTKYALYTKEAPTKSEAENKARQEEMQKLQTEAQQMSERAQKDLAEKEKLAYAPIEKKVMDAVNKVAKANSYDYVMDTNSTGLIYKGGPDATAAVKKELGLQ
- the bamA gene encoding outer membrane protein assembly factor BamA, whose amino-acid sequence is MKFRLLPIIMFAASAHFYGQVTPQDSTKVDTTSAVLAENQTGTYTLKDIVVDGVKKYTPAQIFRFTGLSKGEIVDIPGQKVSNAIKKLWDSQSFSEVEVYVESIEGQTVVLRFYLQDLKDLGEVKFTGKGIGKSKNEKLAKDNNLKPGTKITQNLVSSLKTNIPKDYIKKGFADAKITIQDKVNASDPNLVDWTINVDKGKRIKISHIEFEGNENVTDAKLRKKAFKETKQKRFGIGGILKSSKFVEEKYQEDKQSLINYYNSLGYRDAAIVSDSVWRNKKNNYEINVKLKEGKKYYIGDITFTGNTVFATEYLQRILGYKKGDIYDAVGFNKKVGEDGGKEDDSDIKSNYMNNGYLFSNVTPVEKSVNGDAINLEIRIVEGEQASWNKVTWSGNTTTHDHVILRALRTKPGELFKKTEIKRTFFDLASMSFFDPQQIGQDIQPNQQDNTVDIGWKLVEKGSSQVQLQAGYGGNSFIGTLGLTFNNFSLRNFLKFKDFRPVPQGDGQTLSIQAQAGQYFQNYGVSFTEPWLFGTKPTALSVSLNNSRVNYSQVTGPDQRLNIFSATVGLNRYLRWPDDYFSLYTGIQFQKYNFSNYPFEFGDTTELYGNANNLSLNVGLSRNSAGIDPIFPTVGSNIELSGKFTPPYSLFSNKNYSTMTPTEKYKWMEFYKIKFKADVYNEVIGKLVLRSSAEMGFMDGYNKELGAPPFERFYVGGTGLFGGRFDGRELIPLRGYENASTYGGQAEDITQRGGGTIYNRFTLELRYPISLNQTAKIYALTFAEGGNVWNKWGDYNPFQLKRSVGVGVRVYMGAFGLIGFDFAYGFDKTISGDVSGSRTHFLMNQSL
- a CDS encoding acyl-CoA thioesterase, with protein sequence MEKEVSTTVKVRFSDCDPIGHLNNVKYLDYMFNAREDHVETFYGFTYEEYTKKTGCTWIAIQNEIAYLKEVKYNTQVVISSKTIEIGDRISKVEILMKSLDEKTIHAVLWVTVIYFNIKTRRSDIHPEEIMQTFGNFYVDLEQKDFQSRVKFLRSQNAKNS
- a CDS encoding OmpH family outer membrane protein, producing MKNFKTLFTLAVILLFGFSNAQKIGVIDTQYILDKMPQYKEAEARLNAQIDTWEQEIKNIQSQYEQKKSAFESEKVLLIGDQLKLREKEVLDLEKSIQTTLSLRFGKTGEINQLRANLVEPFQDQIYTALRTVIAKNGLGIVFDKNRDNVLSYEPRYDYTDKVLAVLLKGTEKEKEKKTNKK
- the rfbD gene encoding dTDP-4-dehydrorhamnose reductase, encoding MKKILVVGSNGQLGNCIRKIAPDFETHYEFIFTDSQSLDITDEDQINDFFYDQKPDFCINASAYTAVDLAEKEKEKAFAVNTDGVGNLAKACADYKTVFIHVSTDYVFDGETNLDYSEDDFTNPIGVYGESKLKGEELALENNPKTIILRTSWLYSEFNKNFVKTMLNLFSQKDELGIVADQFGQPTNANDLAEAIMSIIENPNKTFGVFHFSNYPETTWFEFAKKIAEFSKSSVKLNALTTEQYPTPAKRPKRSTMCLDKIEKIYKIEPKHWENSLEDCVNILSN
- the porG gene encoding type IX secretion system protein PorG; translation: MNKKLLFSFLTLLGTVVSLKAQRNELGIRLGMSNLVGDIGKTNYILQQPLDLDRASEWGVPFYGGILYRFNFNPHQTVRLDLGYNQVQFSDKAAKEEYRRNRNSYGKNNVYEASLMFEYNFFPVNNEQLSMLSPYIFGGIGGLMFDAPKATLTHDFRRNADGVAQAPINETDFVTTTEYSMGKKTVAQIPFGVGLKYKFNHGWAIFAEATFRYALTDQLDHSKILAKDVISNYNADILSPTTGGSLLQTGNYYNVSKEREATYINNRTVGDPKSKDWMNTFSLGLTYSFGRPPCYCD